A single region of the Cucumis melo cultivar AY chromosome 3, USDA_Cmelo_AY_1.0, whole genome shotgun sequence genome encodes:
- the LOC103501323 gene encoding 60S ribosomal protein L3, which yields MSHRKFEHPRHGSLGFLPRKRAARHRGKVKAFPKDDATKPCRLTAFLGYKAGMTHIVREVEKPGSKLHKKETCEPVTIIETPPMVIVGVVGYVKTPRGLRTLGTVWAQHLSEEVRRRFYKNWCKSKKKAFAKYSKQYETDEGKKTIQEKLEKLKKYASVIRVLAHTQITKMKGLKQKKAHLMEIQVNGGSIAQKVDYAYGFFEKQVPVEAVFQKDEMIDLIGVTKGKGYEGVVTRWGVTRLPRKTHRGLRKVACIGAWHPARVSFTVARAGQNGYHHRTEMNKKIYKIGKTGQESHTAITEFDRTEKDITPMGGFPHYGIVKSDYLMIKGGCVGPKKRVITLRQSLLKQTSRVALEEIKLKFIDTSSKFGHGRFQTTQEKQKFFGRLKA from the exons atgtCTCACAGGAAATTTGAGCACCCAAGGCACGGGTCCCTTGGATTTCTTCCAAGGAAACGAGCAGCTCGTCACCGGGGAAAAg TGAAGGCTTTTCCTAAGGATGACGCAACCAAGCCTTGCAGGTTGACTGCCTTTTTGGGTTACAAGGCTGGAATGACCCACATTGTCAGGGAGGTTGAGAAGCCAGGATCTA AACTCCACAAGAAGGAGACATGTGAGCCTGTGACAATCATTGAGACCCCACCGATGGTGATTGTTGGTGTCGTTGGATATGTGAAGACCCCACGTGGCCTGCGCACTTTGGGCACTGTATGGGCTCAGCATTTGAGTGAGGAAGTTAGGAGGAGATTCTATAAGAACTGGTGCAAGTCAAAGAAGAAAGCTTTTGCTAAGTACTCTAAACAATATGAAACTGATGAGGGAAAGAAGACCATCCAGGAGAAGCTTGAGAAGCTGAAGAAATATGCATCGGTGATCCGTGTCTTGGCTCATACTCAG ATCACAAAGATGAAGGGATTGAAGCAAAAGAAAGCACACCTGATGGAGATCCAGGTGAATGGTGGTTCAATTGCTCAGAAGGTGGACTATGCCTACGGTTTCTTTGAGAAGCAAGTTCCAGTAGAAGCTGTTTTCCAGAAAGATGAGATGATTGACCTTATTGGTGTGACCAAGGGTAAAGGTTATGAAGGTGTTGTCACTCGTTGGGGTGTTACACGTCTCCCCCGTAAGACTCACAGGGGTCTTAGGAAGGTGGCTTGTATTGGTGCATGGCATCCTGCTAGGGTGTCCTTCACTGTTGCGAGAGCTGGTCAGAATGGTTACCACCACCGAACTGAAATGAACAAAAAGATTTACAAAATTGGAAAGACGGGGCAGGAATCGCATACTGCTATCACTGAATTTGACAG GACCGAGAAGGACATTACTCCCATGGGTGGTTTCCCTCACTACGGTATAGTGAAGAGCGACTACTTGATGATTAAGGGAGGTTGTGTTGGACCCAAGAAGAGGGTCATCACCCTTCGTCAGTCACTTCTCAAACAAACTTCTCGTGTGGCTCTTGAGGAGATCAAACTTAAGTTCATCGATACATCCTCTAAGTTTGGCCATGGACGCTTCCAGACAACTCAGGAGAAACAGAAGTTCTTTGGTCGCCTCAAGGCCTAG